A single region of the Ziziphus jujuba cultivar Dongzao chromosome 10, ASM3175591v1 genome encodes:
- the LOC107410232 gene encoding aluminum-activated malate transporter 2 isoform X2, with amino-acid sequence MVAMASQLHKDEDVSGGRLGFGRVKALFEKLKNWVVEIAMKTKKLGEDDPRRIVHSLKVGLAVSLVSLFYNFDFVYDGFGSSAMWAVLTVVVVFEFSVGATLGRGLNRGLATFLAGALGFGAHHLANLSGDKVQPILLTLFVFLLAACVTFIRFFPRMKARYDYGLLIFILTFCMISVSGYRDEEILEMAHKRVSTILIGGLTALSVCILICPVWAGDDLHNSVANNIEKLGNFLEGFGNVYFKKSEDGESNKAVLQGYKSVLNLKQSEESQVNFARWEPRHGKFRFRHPWKHYLTVGTLTRQCAYRIDALNGYIQSEIQAPLEIGSEMEEACMKMSSESGKALKELAATMRTMTLPCSGGGAAPHIAKSRLAAKSLKSLLKLKTGLMLEDNTSDLLNLVPAATVASLLVDVVCCTEKIDKAIEELASLAKFKSSEPTMEDHKPKLNRQMAFLQQRSTSFGPHHVVTIRQTSQCRHDQAHKDEK; translated from the exons ATGGTGGCCATGGCGTCACAGTTGCACAAGGATGAAGATGTTAGTGGAGGAAGACTTGGGTTTGGGAGGGTTAAGGCATTATTTGAGAAATTAAAGAACTGGGTTGTGGAAATTGCAATGAAGACAAAGAAATTAGGGGAAGACGATCCAAGGAGGATTGTTCATTCTCTTAAAGTAGGACTAGCAGTCAGTTTGGTTTCTCTGTTTTACaactttgattttgtttatGATGGTTTTGGGAGCTCTGCAATGTGGGCTGTTTTGACTGTTGTGGTGGTCTTTGAGTTCTCTGTGG GGGCAACACTTGGAAGAGGCTTAAATAGGGGCTTGGCAACATTTCTAGCTGGGGCTTTAGGATTTGGTGCGCATCATTTAGCAAATCTTTCAGGAGACAAAGTGCAACCAATACTCCTTACACTCTTTGTCTTTCTACttg CTGCGTGTGTGACATTCATACGCTTCTTTCCCCGGATGAAAGCCAGATACGATTATGGGCTCCTTATTTTCATCTTGACATTCTGCATGATATCAGTTTCTGGTTATAGAGATGAGGAAATTCTTGAAATGGCCCATAAAAGAGTATCCACAATCCTCATTGGTGGCCTTACAGCTTTGTCTGTCTGCATCTTGATTTGCCCAGTTTGGGCGGGTGATGATCTTCACAACTCGGTTGCCAACAACATTGAAAAACTAGGCAACTTCTTAGAag GTTTTGGGAATGTGTACTTCAAAAAATCAGAGGATGGAGAATCCAACAAGGCAGTTCTACAGGGCTATAAGAGTGTTCTAAACTTAAAACAGAGTGAAGAATCCCAGGTTAATTTTGCAAGGTGGGAGCCTCGACATGGCAAGTTCAGGTTCCGACACCCTTGGAAACACTATTTGACAGTCGGAACTTTAACTCGACAATGTGCATATCGAATCGATGCCCTTAATGGCTACATCCAATCTGAAATTCAG GCACCATTGGAAATTGGAAGTGAAATGGAGGAAGCGTGCATGAAGATGAGTTCAGAATCAGGGAAAGCTTTGAAAGAATTAGCAGCAACCATGAGAACAATGACATTGCCATGCTCTGGTGGCGGCGCCGCCCCTCATATCGCGAAATCGAGACTGGCAGCCAAGAGCTTGAAGTCATTGCTGAAGTTAAAGACAGGATTAATGTTGGAGGATAACACAAGTGATCTTCTAAACTTAGTACCAGCTGCCACAGTGGCTTCCCTTTTAGTCGATGTGGTATGTTGCACTGAGAAAATCGACAAGGCAATCGAAGAATTGGCCTCCCTTGCAAAATTCAAGAGTTCTGAACCAACAATGGAGGATCATAAACCCAAATTGAATCGTCAGATGGCATTCTTGCAGCAACGTTCAACGTCGTTTGGACCTCATCATGTTGTTACCATTCGTCAGACATCTCAATGTCGACATGATCAAGCTCACAAGGATGAGAAATAG
- the LOC107410223 gene encoding aluminum-activated malate transporter 2, which yields MAIIGRLWEKGVVEIAKKAKKMGEDDPRRIIHSLKVGLALTLVSMFYYFRPLYDGFGVDAMWAILTVVVVFEFSVGATLGKCLNRMAATLVAGALSVGAHRMATLSGGIGEPILLASSVFLVAGIVTFMRFYPALKARYDYGLMIFILTFCLVTVSSYRDNEVLKIAHERLSTVAIGCGTAMAVCVCICPVWMGSELHNSVANNLEKVGNSLQGFGGEYFGSVEVGQSSTAIDKSFLEGYKAVLNSKNTEENMANFARWEPCHGKFRFRHPWKQYLKVATLTRQCAYKVEALNSYLNAEIQTPDEIKSKIQEPCTKICSESGKALKEVAVAMRKWTRSTSAICPHVTFSRKASEDLKSMLKTALWENGYYVLDITPAASVASHLIGVVSCVEKLAEAANELASLAHFNSMEASTVSPEQQQQPAHLLHQGTVVPVLLVPEESDQIVITIDNEGPPNLPQIDNNNNNDNNNNNNNNNS from the exons ATGGCTATTATCGGGAGGTTATGGGAAAAGGGAGTGGTGGAGATTGCGAAGAAAGCGAAGAAAATGGGAGAAGATGATCCAAGAAGGATTATTCATTCACTGAAAGTTGGATTGGCTCTAACACTGGTTTCCATGTTCTACTACTTTCGACCGCTTTACGATGGTTTTGGTGTGGACGCAATGTGGGCCATATTGACCGTGGTGGTGGTCTTCGAGTTCTCTGTTG gAGCAACACTAGGGAAATGCTTGAATAGGATGGCGGCAACGCTGGTAGCTGGGGCACTAAGTGTTGGCGCACATCGCATGGCAACTCTTTCTGGTGGAATAGGGGAGCCCATTTTGCTGGCTTCCTCCGTCTTTCTAGTTG CGGGGATTGTGACATTCATGAGATTCTATCCAGCATTGAAGGCGAGGTATGATTATGGGCTGATGATATTCATATTGACCTTCTGTTTGGTAACTGTTTCGAGTTATCGGGATAATGAGGTACTGAAAATAGCACATGAGAGGCTATCAACCGTTGCCATTGGATGCGGCACTGCCATGGCTGTTTGCGTTTGTATTTGTCCTGTGTGGATGGGATCCGAGCTCCATAACTCTGTTGCTAACAACTTGGAAAAAGTTGGTAATTCCTTGCAAG GATTTGGAGGTGAATATTTTGGTAGTGTGGAGGTTGGGCAGTCATCCACTGCTATTGACAAGTCATTTCTTGAGGGATATAAAGCTGTTCTCAATTCCAAAAATACTGAAGAAAACATG GCTAATTTTGCAAGATGGGAACCATGTCATGGGAAGTTTAGGTTTCGCCATCCATGGAAACAATACCTAAAAGTTGCAACTTTAACAAGGCAATGCGCCTACAAAGTTGAAGCTCTTAACTCCTATCTCAACGCTGAAATTCAG aCACCTGATGAAATCAAAAGCAAAATCCAAGAGCCTTGCACAAAAATTTGCTCAGAGTCTGGTAAAGCATTGAAGGAAGTAGCAGTGGCAATGAGAAAATGGACAAGGTCAACATCAGCTATTTGTCCACATGTTACATTCTCAAGGAAAGCTTCTGAGGACCTCAAATCCATGCTCAAGACAGCTTTGTGGGAAAATGGTTATTATGTGCTGGACATAACACCAGCTGCCTCAGTAGCTTCACATCTAATCGGCGTGGTTTCATGTGTGGAGAAACTCGCCGAGGCTGCTAATGAACTTGCCTCCCTTGCACATTTCAATAGCATGGAAGCTTCAACAGTTTCCCCAGAACAGCAACAACAACCGGCACATTTGCTCCACCAAGGAACAGTGGTTCCAGTACTACTAGTTCCAGAAGAATCTGATCAAATTGTCATTACAATTGATAATGAAGGGCCTCCAAATTTGCCtcaaattgataataataataataatgacaacaacaacaataataataacaataattcatAG
- the LOC107410232 gene encoding aluminum-activated malate transporter 2 isoform X1 — MVAMASQLHKDEDVSGGRLGFGRVKALFEKLKNWVVEIAMKTKKLGEDDPRRIVHSLKVGLAVSLVSLFYNFDFVYDGFGSSAMWAVLTVVVVFEFSVGATLGRGLNRGLATFLAGALGFGAHHLANLSGDKVQPILLTLFVFLLAACVTFIRFFPRMKARYDYGLLIFILTFCMISVSGYRDEEILEMAHKRVSTILIGGLTALSVCILICPVWAGDDLHNSVANNIEKLGNFLEGFGNVYFKKSEDGESNKAVLQGYKSVLNLKQSEESQVNFARWEPRHGKFRFRHPWKHYLTVGTLTRQCAYRIDALNGYIQSEIQALLQAPLEIGSEMEEACMKMSSESGKALKELAATMRTMTLPCSGGGAAPHIAKSRLAAKSLKSLLKLKTGLMLEDNTSDLLNLVPAATVASLLVDVVCCTEKIDKAIEELASLAKFKSSEPTMEDHKPKLNRQMAFLQQRSTSFGPHHVVTIRQTSQCRHDQAHKDEK; from the exons ATGGTGGCCATGGCGTCACAGTTGCACAAGGATGAAGATGTTAGTGGAGGAAGACTTGGGTTTGGGAGGGTTAAGGCATTATTTGAGAAATTAAAGAACTGGGTTGTGGAAATTGCAATGAAGACAAAGAAATTAGGGGAAGACGATCCAAGGAGGATTGTTCATTCTCTTAAAGTAGGACTAGCAGTCAGTTTGGTTTCTCTGTTTTACaactttgattttgtttatGATGGTTTTGGGAGCTCTGCAATGTGGGCTGTTTTGACTGTTGTGGTGGTCTTTGAGTTCTCTGTGG GGGCAACACTTGGAAGAGGCTTAAATAGGGGCTTGGCAACATTTCTAGCTGGGGCTTTAGGATTTGGTGCGCATCATTTAGCAAATCTTTCAGGAGACAAAGTGCAACCAATACTCCTTACACTCTTTGTCTTTCTACttg CTGCGTGTGTGACATTCATACGCTTCTTTCCCCGGATGAAAGCCAGATACGATTATGGGCTCCTTATTTTCATCTTGACATTCTGCATGATATCAGTTTCTGGTTATAGAGATGAGGAAATTCTTGAAATGGCCCATAAAAGAGTATCCACAATCCTCATTGGTGGCCTTACAGCTTTGTCTGTCTGCATCTTGATTTGCCCAGTTTGGGCGGGTGATGATCTTCACAACTCGGTTGCCAACAACATTGAAAAACTAGGCAACTTCTTAGAag GTTTTGGGAATGTGTACTTCAAAAAATCAGAGGATGGAGAATCCAACAAGGCAGTTCTACAGGGCTATAAGAGTGTTCTAAACTTAAAACAGAGTGAAGAATCCCAGGTTAATTTTGCAAGGTGGGAGCCTCGACATGGCAAGTTCAGGTTCCGACACCCTTGGAAACACTATTTGACAGTCGGAACTTTAACTCGACAATGTGCATATCGAATCGATGCCCTTAATGGCTACATCCAATCTGAAATTCAG GCGTTGTTACAGGCACCATTGGAAATTGGAAGTGAAATGGAGGAAGCGTGCATGAAGATGAGTTCAGAATCAGGGAAAGCTTTGAAAGAATTAGCAGCAACCATGAGAACAATGACATTGCCATGCTCTGGTGGCGGCGCCGCCCCTCATATCGCGAAATCGAGACTGGCAGCCAAGAGCTTGAAGTCATTGCTGAAGTTAAAGACAGGATTAATGTTGGAGGATAACACAAGTGATCTTCTAAACTTAGTACCAGCTGCCACAGTGGCTTCCCTTTTAGTCGATGTGGTATGTTGCACTGAGAAAATCGACAAGGCAATCGAAGAATTGGCCTCCCTTGCAAAATTCAAGAGTTCTGAACCAACAATGGAGGATCATAAACCCAAATTGAATCGTCAGATGGCATTCTTGCAGCAACGTTCAACGTCGTTTGGACCTCATCATGTTGTTACCATTCGTCAGACATCTCAATGTCGACATGATCAAGCTCACAAGGATGAGAAATAG